In Candidatus Dependentiae bacterium, the following proteins share a genomic window:
- a CDS encoding TlyA family RNA methyltransferase → MKIKKRLDLLVQEKYPQFTRNQIQSWILQGKVLVDGKVETKAGTQIVQEADVLLTVDEPKFVSRAGFKLEHALDHFNVDVKDLVILDAGISTGGFTDCMLQRGAKRIYGIDVGFGQVHEKVLRDSRLVLMEKTNLRNLEQLPELVDLVTLDLSFISILKVLPAVVKLLKPSGKIITLIKPQFEAGKENVGKHGLVKSDKVHQEVIEKIKLGMQEFGFKAVGVIESPILGASSGNKEFLALFER, encoded by the coding sequence ATGAAAATAAAAAAAAGATTAGATTTATTAGTTCAAGAAAAATACCCACAATTTACCAGAAATCAAATACAAAGTTGGATTTTGCAGGGCAAGGTTTTGGTTGATGGTAAAGTTGAAACAAAAGCCGGAACGCAAATTGTTCAAGAAGCTGATGTTTTATTAACTGTTGATGAACCAAAATTTGTAAGCCGTGCCGGGTTTAAGCTTGAGCATGCTTTGGATCATTTTAATGTCGATGTAAAAGATTTAGTAATTTTGGATGCCGGAATTTCTACCGGTGGTTTTACAGATTGCATGTTACAACGAGGAGCCAAAAGAATTTATGGAATCGACGTTGGCTTTGGTCAAGTTCATGAAAAAGTTTTACGTGATTCACGTTTGGTTTTGATGGAAAAAACCAATTTGAGAAATCTTGAACAGTTGCCTGAGCTTGTAGATCTTGTAACGCTTGATCTTTCGTTTATATCTATTTTAAAAGTTTTACCGGCCGTAGTTAAACTGTTAAAACCAAGTGGTAAAATTATTACTCTAATTAAACCACAGTTTGAAGCAGGTAAAGAGAATGTTGGAAAACATGGTCTTGTAAAAAGTGACAAAGTACATCAAGAAGTAATTGAAAAGATTAAATTAGGTATGCAAGAATTTGGATTTAAAGCTGTTGGTGTTATTGAATCACCAATTCTTGGTGCATCCAGTGGAAATAAAGAGTTTTTGGCTTTGTTTGAACGATAA
- a CDS encoding trypsin-like peptidase domain-containing protein produces the protein MYKEDSSVFWKNFIIIFLVIIIPVAIVFYKFSTKQHRLEKYIEFLVAKKSEEIEKDRELKLKNGADNSTISKNWLDIQKKVKDTVVQVFTMVDEFNWMEPYKTPKQNAGVGSGFFSDEFGHIVTNHHVVAGASSVKVQIPSFGRKQFDVDVIGVCPDKDVALLKLTEQSFREVKKELGKINVLPLGDSDKVLRTQEVLAIGYPLGQEKLKSTLGIVSGRESAGFIQITAPLNPGNSGGPSLDQFGNVIGINFAIIAGAQNVGYIIPINEVKSAIKDMKKIKLVRKPVLGCLFTVATPEIVRYLKNPEPGGWYIAEVFDNTILKSVGVKENDMLYEVNGYKLDLYGEISVPWSEDKISVLDFLNRFTVGDDIYFVIYRSGERKDFHFKLDDKYLPPVRAIYHEFEADQIDYEVIGGMVVMPLTLNHIAIFAKSDPFLANYIKPENQHEPALIITHILPNSQAQKARILHAGAIINEINGKEVKTLKEFRDLASKCKKGGYLTVKTADKMFAALSIQKILHDEDALASRYFYKKSDLIKKIVEN, from the coding sequence ATGTACAAAGAAGACAGCTCTGTTTTTTGGAAAAATTTTATTATTATTTTTTTAGTAATAATTATTCCTGTTGCCATTGTTTTTTATAAATTTAGTACAAAACAACATAGATTGGAAAAATATATAGAATTCTTGGTTGCCAAAAAAAGTGAAGAAATTGAAAAAGATCGTGAACTAAAATTAAAAAATGGAGCGGATAATTCTACAATTTCAAAAAATTGGCTCGATATTCAAAAAAAAGTAAAAGATACGGTTGTTCAAGTTTTTACAATGGTTGATGAATTTAATTGGATGGAACCATATAAAACGCCTAAACAAAATGCAGGTGTAGGGTCCGGCTTTTTTAGTGATGAATTTGGACATATTGTTACAAATCATCATGTTGTTGCGGGAGCAAGCAGTGTTAAAGTTCAAATACCTTCGTTTGGTAGAAAACAATTTGATGTAGATGTAATTGGTGTTTGTCCGGATAAAGATGTGGCCCTTTTAAAATTAACTGAACAGTCTTTTAGAGAAGTTAAAAAAGAACTTGGAAAAATTAACGTTTTACCGTTGGGTGATTCTGATAAAGTTTTAAGAACTCAGGAAGTTTTAGCTATAGGTTATCCACTCGGACAAGAAAAACTTAAAAGTACGTTAGGTATTGTGAGTGGAAGAGAAAGTGCCGGATTTATTCAAATAACGGCTCCTTTAAATCCCGGAAATTCAGGAGGGCCATCTTTAGATCAATTTGGAAATGTAATTGGAATAAATTTTGCAATTATTGCCGGAGCACAAAATGTTGGATATATAATTCCAATAAATGAAGTTAAAAGTGCTATCAAAGATATGAAGAAAATTAAGCTTGTAAGAAAACCGGTACTTGGTTGTTTATTTACCGTTGCTACACCGGAAATTGTAAGATATTTGAAAAATCCTGAACCGGGGGGATGGTATATAGCTGAAGTTTTTGATAATACAATTTTAAAGAGTGTTGGCGTTAAAGAAAATGATATGCTTTACGAAGTAAACGGATACAAATTGGATCTTTACGGTGAAATATCCGTACCATGGAGTGAAGATAAAATTTCCGTATTGGATTTTTTAAATAGATTTACGGTTGGCGATGATATTTATTTTGTAATTTATAGAAGTGGTGAAAGAAAAGATTTTCATTTTAAACTTGATGATAAATATTTACCTCCGGTAAGAGCCATTTATCATGAGTTCGAGGCTGATCAAATTGATTATGAAGTTATTGGTGGCATGGTTGTTATGCCTTTAACTTTAAATCATATAGCAATATTTGCGAAAAGTGATCCATTTCTTGCGAATTACATAAAACCTGAAAATCAGCATGAACCAGCTTTAATTATTACACATATTTTGCCAAATTCTCAGGCACAAAAAGCAAGAATTTTGCATGCAGGTGCTATTATCAATGAAATAAACGGCAAAGAGGTTAAAACTTTAAAAGAGTTTAGAGATTTGGCATCAAAGTGTAAAAAGGGTGGCTATTTAACTGTAAAGACTGCAGATAAAATGTTTGCAGCGCTTTCTATACAAAAGATTTTGCACGATGAAGATGCTCTTGCATCGAGATATTTTTATAAAAAATCTGATTTGATTAAAAAGATTGTGGAGAATTAA
- the pssA gene encoding CDP-diacylglycerol--serine O-phosphatidyltransferase, which translates to MLFAHKKIRQFRNLKSKRKLFFKKSISLLPNIFTIANAFFGFCSIIFASKSDFMPAAYFILLGALMDSIDGRLARFIGVSSEIGLQLDSLADSISFCLAPALLIYFWQLKSLGFLGLIISAIFFITGILRLARFNVISHEQSLFFLGLPTTIAGCFLVAFYLNMNDKIDIYMLPIVLILSLILSFLMVSKIKFPAFKQNFLKPYKKWYKFLLLTIFAVSFVMQFHGTLILLFFFYFISAIYFNFKLNLTTKI; encoded by the coding sequence GTGCTTTTTGCCCATAAAAAGATAAGACAATTTAGAAATTTAAAATCTAAAAGAAAGTTATTCTTTAAAAAAAGTATATCTTTATTGCCAAACATTTTTACAATAGCAAATGCATTTTTTGGTTTTTGTTCTATTATATTTGCTTCAAAATCTGATTTTATGCCGGCAGCATATTTTATTCTGCTTGGGGCATTAATGGATTCAATCGATGGACGATTGGCAAGATTTATTGGCGTATCAAGCGAAATTGGTTTACAACTTGATTCGCTGGCAGATTCAATTTCTTTTTGTTTGGCCCCGGCGTTATTGATTTATTTTTGGCAGCTAAAAAGTTTAGGTTTTTTAGGTTTAATTATTAGTGCCATATTTTTTATAACCGGAATTTTAAGGCTTGCAAGATTTAACGTTATATCACACGAACAAAGTTTATTTTTTTTAGGTCTTCCTACAACAATAGCCGGATGTTTTTTAGTCGCGTTTTATTTAAATATGAATGATAAAATTGATATTTATATGTTGCCAATAGTTTTAATTTTATCTTTGATACTATCATTCTTAATGGTTAGTAAAATAAAATTTCCGGCATTTAAGCAAAATTTTTTAAAACCTTATAAAAAATGGTATAAATTTTTATTGCTTACAATTTTTGCAGTGTCTTTTGTAATGCAGTTTCATGGAACTTTAATTTTATTATTCTTTTTTTACTTTATTAGTGCCATATATTTTAATTTTAAGTTAAATTTGACCACTAAAATTTAG
- a CDS encoding nucleotide exchange factor GrpE, which produces MINDQENNINNEQDNVKQDNNVQVDNCKIELDSIKNQLLRVNADFDNFKKRVSKERSEWEDLARFAVIEDILPIFDDFERAVELSKSSVDEKNKSWIDGFEIIYKNFKKMLDALNVKEVDCSGDFNPEFHEALMQVESESHKTGEIVLVLNKGYALNGKVIRHARVSVAK; this is translated from the coding sequence ATGATAAATGATCAAGAAAATAATATAAATAATGAACAGGATAATGTTAAACAGGACAATAACGTTCAAGTTGATAATTGTAAAATTGAGTTAGATTCAATTAAAAATCAGCTGTTAAGAGTTAATGCAGATTTTGATAATTTTAAAAAAAGAGTAAGTAAAGAAAGATCTGAATGGGAGGATCTTGCTCGATTTGCTGTTATAGAAGATATTTTGCCAATTTTTGATGATTTTGAGCGGGCTGTTGAATTAAGTAAGTCTAGCGTTGATGAGAAAAATAAATCATGGATAGACGGTTTTGAAATTATTTATAAAAATTTCAAAAAAATGTTGGACGCATTAAATGTTAAAGAAGTTGATTGTTCCGGTGACTTTAATCCGGAATTTCACGAAGCATTGATGCAAGTAGAATCAGAATCTCACAAAACCGGAGAAATTGTTTTAGTATTAAATAAAGGTTATGCCCTAAATGGCAAAGTCATTAGGCATGCAAGGGTAAGTGTGGCCAAGTAA
- a CDS encoding alpha/beta hydrolase: MNKIITNIFIIIFFICSNLYSKIIVTHGAFGDDMSWYKPGGYFYEALVPAAKNMGEEVISFTWKQFLGGITHIERCDAATALAKLVIDIANQGDSEIILIGHSYGGHVIKAASQFLAVAQGLQDANKPIIILDRNIDSKALDNWDQKYYEDACAEVKAYKELKFLNKSLKKDFLIDEAYILGTPCGADYWANMNVIQFLFNIYSEWDIIQALVGDRLLPEPKHERAVNLEIKIKHSGLFGLFNKPSHTQMHAEIIAKWILYIPFYLMTEKKSGFDKFSFEKNGVIQFADGRLPKYSYSKGKMFEFLNFDWIKDKLGIK, from the coding sequence ATGAATAAAATAATAACTAATATTTTTATAATTATATTTTTTATATGCAGTAATTTATATTCAAAAATTATTGTTACTCATGGCGCTTTTGGTGATGACATGTCATGGTATAAACCCGGCGGATATTTTTACGAAGCACTTGTACCTGCTGCAAAAAATATGGGCGAAGAGGTTATATCTTTTACATGGAAGCAATTTCTCGGAGGAATTACTCATATAGAAAGATGCGATGCTGCAACAGCTCTTGCAAAATTAGTAATTGATATTGCCAATCAAGGAGATAGCGAAATTATTCTTATAGGTCACAGCTATGGTGGTCATGTAATAAAGGCAGCAAGCCAATTTTTAGCTGTTGCTCAAGGTCTTCAGGATGCCAATAAACCAATAATTATTTTGGATAGAAATATTGATTCAAAAGCTTTAGATAATTGGGATCAAAAATATTACGAAGATGCATGTGCTGAAGTTAAGGCATACAAAGAGTTAAAATTTTTGAATAAAAGTTTAAAAAAAGATTTTTTAATAGATGAAGCTTATATTTTGGGTACACCATGTGGCGCTGATTATTGGGCTAATATGAACGTGATACAGTTTTTATTTAATATATATTCAGAATGGGATATTATTCAAGCTTTGGTTGGAGATAGATTGTTACCAGAACCTAAACATGAACGTGCTGTCAATCTGGAAATTAAAATAAAACACAGTGGTTTGTTTGGATTATTTAATAAACCTAGTCACACACAAATGCATGCTGAAATCATAGCTAAATGGATTTTGTATATACCTTTTTATTTAATGACTGAGAAAAAATCAGGTTTTGATAAGTTTAGTTTTGAAAAAAATGGAGTAATTCAATTTGCCGATGGAAGATTACCAAAATATTCATATTCCAAAGGTAAAATGTTCGAATTTTTAAACTTTGATTGGATTAAAGATAAATTGGGAATAAAATAG
- a CDS encoding protein phosphatase 2C domain-containing protein, translating to MKCINIVFFSLFITSNIYALSISYYSLENSKKSLENEDRFIINEDLDKKINIYGVFDGHGGSLVAEYLKENFVNFFLKYLLSSTFKNLDIKDILGDFLFLDINYELEQKKIGFSMGSTANIVFIVDKKIYFTNVGDSRSVLFNDKDEIIFATTDQKPSLNSIRTKMMLCHGANLRHTIGFFDKKDNKVNKFERYITVKDRCIKKTDYYGLDKKLYSEKDLESNFSLENFDKKEFYQIGIEYSKYDFTYLSLDSAFGDFNFKKYGLDANCDVTQIDLTGTEKYLVLATDGFWDKVGNYECIELIYFDLKLNANFENLAKKLCETARERGSKDDITVLVVKFK from the coding sequence ATGAAATGTATTAATATTGTTTTTTTCAGTTTATTTATTACATCTAATATATATGCTTTAAGCATTTCATATTATTCGCTTGAAAATTCAAAAAAAAGTTTGGAAAATGAGGATCGCTTTATTATTAATGAAGATTTAGACAAAAAGATAAATATATATGGTGTTTTTGATGGGCATGGCGGTAGTTTGGTTGCAGAATATTTAAAAGAAAATTTTGTTAATTTTTTTTTAAAATACTTATTATCAAGTACATTCAAGAATCTAGATATTAAGGATATTCTCGGTGATTTTTTATTCTTAGATATTAATTATGAATTAGAACAAAAAAAAATTGGTTTCTCTATGGGCTCGACAGCTAATATTGTATTTATTGTTGATAAAAAAATTTATTTCACTAATGTAGGTGATTCCAGATCTGTGTTGTTTAATGATAAAGATGAAATAATTTTTGCTACAACAGATCAAAAACCTTCTTTGAATTCAATTAGAACTAAAATGATGCTTTGCCATGGTGCCAATCTTCGGCATACAATTGGGTTTTTTGATAAAAAAGATAATAAAGTGAATAAATTTGAAAGATATATTACTGTTAAAGATCGGTGTATTAAAAAAACTGATTATTATGGATTGGATAAAAAATTATATTCTGAAAAAGATCTTGAATCTAATTTTTCTTTAGAAAATTTTGATAAAAAAGAATTTTATCAAATTGGCATAGAATACTCAAAATATGATTTTACGTATCTCTCTTTAGACAGTGCTTTTGGTGATTTTAATTTTAAAAAATATGGGCTTGATGCCAATTGTGATGTCACACAAATAGATTTAACAGGGACAGAAAAATATTTAGTTTTAGCCACAGATGGTTTTTGGGATAAAGTTGGAAATTACGAGTGCATAGAGTTAATTTATTTTGATTTAAAGCTTAATGCTAATTTTGAAAATTTGGCAAAAAAATTATGTGAAACGGCTAGAGAAAGAGGCTCTAAAGACGATATTACTGTTTTAGTTGTAAAATTTAAATGA
- a CDS encoding ferritin produces MGKRGTEIIKVNATELVKKLNKAFADEWLAYYQYWIGAQVAKGPMKESVIAELNQHAADELRHSQMLSTRIIQLGGAPILEPKDWYVQTNCGYSAPTNPHVKKLLEQNIDGERCAINIYQELIDFTKDKDILTYDIAQQILADEVEHEDDLENLLEDINLI; encoded by the coding sequence ATGGGAAAAAGAGGCACAGAAATTATAAAAGTAAACGCAACTGAACTTGTCAAAAAATTGAATAAGGCATTCGCAGATGAATGGCTAGCTTATTATCAATATTGGATTGGAGCTCAAGTTGCAAAAGGACCAATGAAAGAATCAGTAATTGCCGAGTTAAATCAACACGCAGCTGATGAATTACGTCATTCACAAATGCTTTCAACCAGAATCATACAACTTGGCGGCGCTCCAATATTGGAACCTAAAGATTGGTATGTTCAAACAAATTGCGGATATTCAGCCCCAACAAATCCTCATGTCAAAAAATTACTTGAACAAAATATAGATGGTGAACGTTGTGCTATAAATATTTATCAAGAATTGATAGATTTTACAAAAGATAAAGATATTTTGACTTATGATATAGCTCAACAAATTCTTGCGGATGAAGTTGAACACGAAGACGATCTTGAGAATCTTTTAGAAGATATAAATTTAATCTAA
- the cyaB gene encoding class IV adenylate cyclase, which translates to MQKEIEIKLKLDKTNSEKLNLWLTENAKYINSLNITDYYFDNPKCSFYSMSKTGYKEALNFLRLRLSDKDNFICFKKREIDDSGKTLSVDEVETKVEDGFKVIEILKNSGFSEVIEIEKKREVFLYKNLFEFAIDNFDKHGEFIEIELKNYDGSALDGIEQIYNLLKAIKITKFVLFDRGYLTIFINPNYDFGKNINL; encoded by the coding sequence ATGCAAAAAGAGATAGAGATAAAATTAAAATTGGATAAAACTAATAGCGAAAAATTAAATTTGTGGTTAACCGAAAATGCAAAGTATATTAATTCATTAAATATTACAGATTATTATTTTGATAATCCAAAATGTTCGTTTTATTCAATGTCAAAAACTGGATATAAAGAGGCTTTAAATTTTTTACGCTTAAGATTATCCGATAAAGATAATTTTATTTGTTTTAAAAAACGTGAAATTGATGATTCTGGAAAAACTTTAAGTGTGGATGAAGTTGAAACTAAAGTTGAGGATGGCTTTAAAGTTATAGAAATTTTAAAAAATTCCGGCTTTAGCGAAGTTATTGAAATTGAAAAAAAACGTGAAGTTTTTTTATACAAGAATTTATTTGAATTTGCTATCGACAATTTCGATAAACACGGGGAATTTATTGAAATTGAACTTAAAAATTATGACGGGTCTGCTTTGGATGGAATAGAACAAATTTATAATTTATTAAAGGCTATCAAAATTACAAAATTTGTTCTATTTGATAGAGGTTATTTGACAATTTTTATTAATCCAAATTATGATTTTGGAAAAAATATAAACTTATAA
- the metK gene encoding methionine adenosyltransferase yields MNKINLNENYLFSSESVTIGHPDKICDQISDAILDAYISQDKNSRVACECLIAKNLLVIAGEITSNGNVDIKKIAIETLKSIGYTNKEYGFDIDACQIITSISKQSPDISMGVNKKENHEQGAGDQGLMFGYACNETESFMPLPIDLAHKLTQKLTYLRESKILPWLRPDGKAQVTVKYLNGNPTEVTHVIVSTQHNPEISQDFIKKEIKEKLIYPICEKYLTKDTKFFINPTGSFVIGGPEGDTGLTGRKIIVDTYGGAGRHGGGCFSGKDPSKVDRSAAYMARHIAKNIIAAKIAAKCEVQIAYSIGIAEPVSIYINTFGTNLINNIDDNFIESAVKEIFPLRPADIIEYLNLKTPIYKQTAKFGHFGESTKNLSWEQINKIDDLRKMLNKQQTNKIYIPNRLKQVF; encoded by the coding sequence ATGAACAAAATAAATTTAAATGAAAATTATCTGTTTTCATCTGAATCTGTAACAATAGGACATCCGGATAAAATATGTGATCAAATTTCAGACGCTATATTGGATGCATATATATCTCAAGATAAAAATTCAAGGGTTGCATGTGAATGTTTAATTGCAAAAAATTTATTAGTCATAGCCGGAGAAATAACTTCTAATGGCAATGTTGATATAAAAAAAATAGCTATAGAGACTTTAAAATCAATTGGATATACAAATAAAGAGTATGGCTTTGATATTGATGCCTGCCAAATAATAACATCAATTAGCAAGCAAAGTCCCGATATTTCAATGGGTGTTAATAAAAAAGAAAATCATGAGCAAGGTGCCGGCGATCAAGGACTAATGTTTGGATATGCTTGTAATGAAACAGAATCTTTTATGCCTTTACCAATAGATTTGGCTCATAAGCTGACCCAAAAATTAACCTATTTGCGAGAATCAAAAATATTACCTTGGCTAAGACCGGATGGAAAAGCTCAGGTAACTGTAAAATATTTAAATGGAAACCCTACTGAAGTAACACATGTAATTGTTTCAACTCAACACAACCCGGAAATTTCTCAAGATTTTATTAAAAAAGAAATAAAAGAAAAATTAATTTACCCGATATGTGAAAAATATCTGACAAAAGATACAAAATTTTTTATTAATCCAACCGGATCATTTGTTATAGGCGGACCTGAAGGAGATACCGGCCTTACGGGTCGCAAAATAATTGTAGATACATACGGCGGAGCTGGACGACATGGTGGGGGATGTTTTTCGGGTAAAGATCCATCCAAAGTAGACCGAAGTGCTGCATATATGGCAAGACATATTGCAAAAAATATCATTGCTGCAAAAATTGCTGCAAAATGCGAAGTTCAAATAGCTTATTCAATAGGTATCGCTGAACCTGTTTCTATTTATATTAATACATTTGGAACAAATTTAATAAACAATATTGACGATAATTTTATAGAATCTGCTGTAAAAGAAATTTTTCCATTAAGACCTGCGGATATAATTGAATATTTAAATTTAAAAACACCTATTTATAAGCAAACCGCAAAATTTGGACATTTTGGCGAAAGTACAAAAAATTTAAGTTGGGAACAAATAAATAAAATAGATGATTTAAGAAAAATGCTAAACAAGCAACAAACCAATAAAATATATATACCCAACAGGCTGAAACAAGTTTTTTAA
- a CDS encoding PIG-L family deacetylase translates to MLNFNFTNSINYFFDKKTILHTSPHPDDVTLGYLPYINWLLKNTRNKHNFLIMTSGSNAVRNSYLENILEKIKYNLLNNENNNFLEKKVINNLVDNIDNSKSILLTKIEELLENLKQNNVNAELEFLKGIIREAEEESVWNNFKISNKNVIAFRANFYRSKTEELSQDINNFYKFLLNINPDIITVAIDPKNSAPLTHYKTFKVIQNAVKLFSENLKKDLIIIGYRNVWCQFLPQEANIFFPVTNQDFDLLKKTFINCYKTQVDAMYPSSKYSGNFADIAVEIMKNNLINFNNKFSNKINYENIHGLCFLKQMNIKEFINLSLDY, encoded by the coding sequence ATGCTTAATTTTAATTTTACAAATTCTATAAATTACTTTTTTGATAAAAAAACCATTTTACACACATCGCCACATCCGGATGATGTAACTCTTGGGTATTTGCCTTATATTAATTGGTTGTTAAAAAATACTCGAAATAAGCATAATTTTTTGATTATGACTAGCGGTTCAAATGCTGTAAGAAATTCATATCTAGAAAATATTTTAGAAAAAATAAAATATAATTTATTAAATAATGAAAATAATAATTTTTTAGAAAAAAAAGTTATTAACAATTTAGTTGATAATATTGATAATTCTAAAAGTATATTATTAACTAAAATTGAAGAATTATTGGAAAATTTAAAACAAAATAATGTAAATGCTGAATTAGAATTTTTAAAGGGAATTATTCGAGAAGCAGAAGAAGAATCCGTTTGGAATAATTTTAAAATAAGTAACAAAAATGTTATTGCTTTTAGAGCAAATTTCTATAGATCTAAAACAGAAGAATTATCTCAAGATATTAATAATTTTTATAAATTCTTATTAAATATAAATCCGGATATAATAACCGTGGCAATTGATCCTAAAAATAGCGCGCCATTAACACACTATAAAACTTTTAAAGTTATTCAAAATGCCGTTAAATTATTTTCTGAAAATTTAAAAAAAGATTTAATTATAATTGGATATAGAAATGTATGGTGTCAATTTTTACCCCAAGAGGCAAACATTTTTTTTCCAGTGACAAATCAAGATTTTGATTTATTAAAAAAGACTTTTATAAATTGTTATAAAACTCAGGTTGATGCAATGTACCCTAGTTCAAAATATTCAGGTAATTTTGCAGATATTGCTGTTGAGATTATGAAAAATAATTTAATTAATTTTAATAATAAATTTAGTAATAAAATTAACTACGAAAATATTCACGGTTTATGTTTTTTAAAGCAAATGAATATTAAAGAGTTTATAAATTTATCTCTCGACTATTAA
- a CDS encoding rRNA pseudouridine synthase, whose protein sequence is MYLFKFLPNAGICSRRKAAELIKAKKIKINGKIVDDLYYVVNKNDTVQFGDNVINIPEYKYILLNKPKDYICTVFDPSGRKTILDLVKDLNVGKIYPIGRLDRMTTGLIILTNDGDLTQKLSHPKYEISKGYEVVLDRQLKKDDFELIKKGLNLDDGFIFVDNLFYIPGQKGFNIGIEIHSGRNRIVRRIFEHLGYSVKKLDRVYYAGLQKTGLRLGKWRFLTKKEVDYLKGLGDESNFNKKK, encoded by the coding sequence ATGTATTTATTTAAATTTCTTCCAAATGCCGGAATATGTTCTAGACGAAAGGCTGCAGAATTAATTAAGGCCAAAAAAATAAAAATTAATGGTAAGATTGTAGATGATCTTTACTATGTTGTTAATAAAAATGACACAGTTCAATTCGGTGATAATGTCATAAATATTCCAGAATATAAATATATCTTATTGAATAAACCCAAAGATTACATTTGCACTGTTTTTGATCCATCAGGAAGAAAAACTATATTGGATTTGGTAAAAGACTTAAATGTGGGTAAAATTTATCCTATTGGTCGTTTGGATAGAATGACTACCGGATTAATTATTCTAACAAATGATGGGGATTTAACTCAAAAATTGTCTCATCCTAAGTATGAAATTTCTAAAGGTTATGAAGTTGTTTTAGATAGGCAATTAAAAAAGGATGATTTTGAGCTTATAAAAAAAGGTTTAAATTTGGATGATGGATTTATTTTTGTTGATAATTTATTTTATATACCGGGACAAAAAGGTTTTAATATTGGTATCGAAATTCATAGTGGACGAAATAGGATTGTCCGAAGAATATTTGAACATTTAGGATACAGCGTAAAAAAGTTGGATAGAGTTTATTATGCCGGTTTGCAAAAAACAGGCTTAAGGCTTGGAAAATGGAGATTTTTAACAAAAAAAGAGGTTGATTATTTAAAGGGTTTGGGGGATGAATCAAATTTTAATAAAAAAAAGTAA